In Myxocyprinus asiaticus isolate MX2 ecotype Aquarium Trade chromosome 3, UBuf_Myxa_2, whole genome shotgun sequence, the following proteins share a genomic window:
- the LOC127421286 gene encoding uncharacterized protein LOC127421286 isoform X1 — protein sequence MSFEGGLKTRLLQQECHFTWSLREEDFNLFDLQNRLEEQIQLESGETRVTRAYSSFGFIHYLHGNLQEALTNLQKSVQLAKEYYKERSDEVLIVTYGDLAWLHYYMKELSQCEDYLRLLERTHGKCLDEFTYSIPLEVLREKGWAFLKFSHKYYNAAKECFRQALEMIPHDSDLNTGYAIALYRTTTENPDSQDSLTIQQFQKAIKLNTDDAVLPVLLALRSVHQKKYRKGDDMKESHSELCIKMVISALLKSPENPHVMRYAAKFFRELESLDMAINLLKKALQGSPGSAFIHHQLAMCYKKKKYKAVSDENFKSDMKMCIDHLKTAVSLRPSFIFAMADLALHYGQDDSISEAERLFEQAFKEAIYRKEHLQYVYCLYGKYQLCTKSSEKLAIQNFMQGLRLQPESAEGKICERSLKRVAECRIERLKDPNDSTACCIQGLIHEVRGETLQAAEFYEKALTNGLAVGESILLTEIRIWFMDFKDKGTSVVDLLFEESKICDEEQLGDNRHKIVKGKLTEKSAYLVEIDICDAKRILKWERRGLTPGPHAVLLAFRLDHGEFTEKTKEILEDLEFLGEKFWNHVIVVFTEGDCSINEYTGAQREVLEWIREKCGYKYYISGYAPEITERIELSERILRMIRRNNTMHLLLPEISDGASQSLSEVLRKRSKCSTSYFLQGPDKKDSFTPEIIVQDGQTKYRLQCSHAGWFQCEFTQVGFNMLGEGEVLYNTVLQGSNCPVLANCYQAGPLYDIKCVQGELSQLKLPHCETSIEDAHHSLSVIHYSNHIVDILKPQNVTSTHVTVSIQGTSSFWISKIVNWFKKRIYGQVMLFYQPQNHRLHVYLQPRNVNPKEVKKLDTNYQLIQSSCDCMLKHNCMYRMSCDTVDECGLSVKPVSKIQPENTKFHCTVQWNHLYPTFDIKLPDGVMNVRLCLKKENPKEGKVKVVWGLEVPLEEYKAEKRKQIISTDEHFASFLLENKSKLIQRVGNVDPILDYLDEFIEPEEMSEIRAMTTSQKKMRAIYRITERQGLSSKRTFFDSLHENETILMKDMKTDND from the exons ATGAG TTTTGAAGGTGGTTTAAAAACCAGACTGCTTCAGCAGGAGTGCCACTTTACTTGGTCTCTAAGAGAAGAAGACTTTAATCTCTTCGATTTACAGAATCGTCTGGAGGAACAGATTCAGTTGGAATCCGGCGAGACAAGAGTAACACGGGCTTACAGCAGCTTTGGATTTATTCATTACCTTCATGGCAACCTACAGGAAGCACTcacaaatctgcagaaatctgTGCAGCTCGCAAAAGAATACTACAAAGAGAGAAGCGATGAAGTTCTTATTGTGACCTATGGTGACCTTGCCTGGCTGCACTATTATATGAAGGAATTATCTCAATGTGAAGACTACTTGAGACTGTTAGAAAGGACCCATGGAAAATGTTTGGATGAATTCACCTATAGCATCCCTCTAGAGGTGCTCAGAGAAAAGGGTTGGGCTTTTCTTAAATTCTCTCACAAATATTACAATGCTGCAAAAGAATGCTTTAGACAGGCCCTTGAAATGATCCCACATGACAGTGATTTAAATACAGGCTATGCAATTGCACTGTACCGTACTACAACCGAGAACCCTGACTCTCAAGATTCGCTGACAATACAACAATTCCAAAAAGCAATAAAGCTTAATACAGATGATGCTGTTCTACCagttttgctggccctgagaagtGTCCACCAAAAAAAGTATAGAAAAGGTGATGATATGAAAGAATCACATTCTGAACTGTGCATAAAGATGGTGATTAGTGCGCTTTTGAAGTCTCCTGAAAACCCACATGTCATGAGATATGCAGCAAAATTCTTTCGTGAGTTGGAATCGTTGGACATGGCCATAAATCTACTGAAAAAAGCACTGCAGGGTTCCCCAGGCTCAGCCTTCATACACCATCAATTAGCTATGTGTTACaaaaagaagaaatataaagCAGTGTCAGATGAAAATTTCAAGTCGGACATGAAAATGTGCATCGATCATCTAAAAACAGCTGTTTCTTTAAGGCCCTCTTTCATTTTTGCTATGGCAGATCTGGCACTACATTATGGACAGGATGATTCTATCTCAGAAGCTGAGAGACTTTTTGAACAAGCATTTAAAGAGGCTATTTACAGAAAGGAGCATCTGCAGTATGTGTATTGTTTGTATGGCAAGTACCAGCTCTGCACCAAAAGTTCTGAAAAGCTAGCCATACAGAACTTCATGCAAGGCCTGAGGCTGCAGCCTGAATCAGCAGAAGGCAAGATATGTGAGAGGAGCCTGAAAAGGGTTGCTGAATGTCGAATTGAAAGGCTGAAAGATCCTAATGACAGTACGGCATGTTGCATACAAGGATTAATCCATGAAGTAAGAGGTGAAACACTCCAGGCTGCAGAGTTCTATGAGAAAGCCTTAACGAATGGCCTTGCTGTCG GTGAAAGCATTCTTCTCACAGAAATCAGGATTTGGTTCATGGACTTCAAAGATAAAGGAACATCTGTTGTTGATCTGCTCTTTGAAGAATCAAAGATTTGTGATGAAGAACAGCTTGGCGATAACAGACATAAGATTGTCAAAGGCAAATTGACAGAGAAAAGTGCGTACTTGGTAGAGATTGACATTTGCGATGCCAAGAGGATTCTTAAATGGGAAAGACGTGGTCTCACTCCTGGACCCCATGCAGTTCTACTTGCCTTCCGTCTTGATCATGGGGAATTCACGGAGAAGACCAAAGAGATTCTTGAAGATTTAGAGTTTCTTGGAGAGAAATTCTGGAATCATGTCATTGTGGTATTTACTGAAGGAGACTGTAGTATAAATGAATATACTGGAGCTCAGAGAGAAGTATTGGAGTGGATTCGCGAAAAATGTGGATACAAATACTACATCTCTGGCTACGCACCAGAAATTACAGAGAGGATTGAGCTTTCAGAGAGGATACTAAGGATGATCAGGAGAAATAATACAATGCATCTGCTTTTACCAGAGATTTCAGATGGAGCTTCTCAATCCCTTTCAGAAGTCCTAAGA AAAAGGTCAAAATGCAGTACTTCATATTTTTTACAGGGGCCAGACAAAAAAGATTCGTTCACTCCAGAGATCATTGTTCAGGATGGACAAACTAAATACAG GCTACAATGCAGTCATGCAGGCTGGTTCCAGTGTGAGTTTACACAGGTTGGTTTTAACATGTTGGGAGAAGGGGAGGTGTTGTACAACACTGTTCTTCAGGGGAGTAACTGTCCAGTCCTCGCCAACTGTTACCAAGCAGGGCCTCTGTATGACATCAAATGTGTTCAGGGTGAGCTCTCTCAACTCAAACTGCCACACTGCGAGACCTCCATTG AGGATGCACACCACTCTTTGTCAGTTATACATTACTCTAATCACATTGTTGATATTCTGAAACCTCAGAATGTCACAAGCACACATGTGACAGTGAGCATCCAAGGAACATCATCATTCTGGATTTCCAAGATAGTAAACTGGTTTAAGAAAAGGATCTATGGACAAGTGATGCTGTTTTACCAACCACAAAATCATAGGCTGCATGTGTACCTACAACCACGCAACGTGAACCCTAAAGAA GTGAAAAAATTGGATACAAATTATCAATTAATCCAATCATCATGTGATTGCATGCTTAAACATAACTGTATGTACAGGATGTCCTGTGATACTGTAGATGAGTGTGGACTTTCGGTGAAGCCAGTATCAAAGATACAACCAGAG AACACAAAATTTCACTGCACTGTGCAGTGGAATCATTTATATCCAACATTTGATATAAAGTTGCCGGATGGTGTGATGAATGTGAGATTATGCCTCAAAAAGGAAAACCCCAAAGAAGGAAAAGTCAAAGTTGTATGGGGCCTTGAAGTACCTCTCGAAG AATATAAAGCAGAAAAACGCAAACAGATCATATCAACCGATGAGCACT TTGCATCCTTTCTGCTTGAAAACAAAAGCAAACTCATTCAAAGGGTGGGAAATGTTGATCCCATTTTAGATTACCTTGATGAATTCATTGAACCAGAAGAGATGAGTGAAATCAGAGCAATGACAACATCACAGAAAAAAATGAGGGCCATCTACAGGATCACAGAAAGACAAGGTCTTTCTTCAAAACGAACTTTTTTTGATTCGCTTCATGAAAATGAAACCATTCTTATGAAAGATATGAAAACAGACAATGACTAA
- the LOC127421286 gene encoding uncharacterized protein LOC127421286 isoform X3 has product MSFEGGLKTRLLQQECHFTWSLREEDFNLFDLQNRLEEQIQLESGETRVTRAYSSFGFIHYLHGNLQEALTNLQKSVQLAKEYYKERSDEVLIVTYGDLAWLHYYMKELSQCEDYLRLLERTHGKCLDEFTYSIPLEVLREKGWAFLKFSHKYYNAAKECFRQALEMIPHDSDLNTGYAIALYRTTTENPDSQDSLTIQQFQKAIKLNTDDAVLPVLLALRSVHQKKYRKGDDMKESHSELCIKMVISALLKSPENPHVMRYAAKFFRELESLDMAINLLKKALQGSPGSAFIHHQLAMCYKKKKYKAVSDENFKSDMKMCIDHLKTAVSLRPSFIFAMADLALHYGQDDSISEAERLFEQAFKEAIYRKEHLQYVYCLYGKYQLCTKSSEKLAIQNFMQGLRLQPESAEGKICERSLKRVAECRIERLKDPNDSTACCIQGLIHEVRGETLQAAEFYEKALTNGLAVGESILLTEIRIWFMDFKDKGTSVVDLLFEESKICDEEQLGDNRHKIVKGKLTEKSAYLVEIDICDAKRILKWERRGLTPGPHAVLLAFRLDHGEFTEKTKEILEDLEFLGEKFWNHVIVVFTEGDCSINEYTGAQREVLEWIREKCGYKYYISGYAPEITERIELSERILRMIRRNNTMHLLLPEISDGASQSLSEVLRGPDKKDSFTPEIIVQDGQTKYRLQCSHAGWFQCEFTQVGFNMLGEGEVLYNTVLQGSNCPVLANCYQAGPLYDIKCVQGELSQLKLPHCETSIEDAHHSLSVIHYSNHIVDILKPQNVTSTHVTVSIQGTSSFWISKIVNWFKKRIYGQVMLFYQPQNHRLHVYLQPRNVNPKEVKKLDTNYQLIQSSCDCMLKHNCMYRMSCDTVDECGLSVKPVSKIQPENTKFHCTVQWNHLYPTFDIKLPDGVMNVRLCLKKENPKEGKVKVVWGLEVPLEEYKAEKRKQIISTDEHFASFLLENKSKLIQRVGNVDPILDYLDEFIEPEEMSEIRAMTTSQKKMRAIYRITERQGLSSKRTFFDSLHENETILMKDMKTDND; this is encoded by the exons ATGAG TTTTGAAGGTGGTTTAAAAACCAGACTGCTTCAGCAGGAGTGCCACTTTACTTGGTCTCTAAGAGAAGAAGACTTTAATCTCTTCGATTTACAGAATCGTCTGGAGGAACAGATTCAGTTGGAATCCGGCGAGACAAGAGTAACACGGGCTTACAGCAGCTTTGGATTTATTCATTACCTTCATGGCAACCTACAGGAAGCACTcacaaatctgcagaaatctgTGCAGCTCGCAAAAGAATACTACAAAGAGAGAAGCGATGAAGTTCTTATTGTGACCTATGGTGACCTTGCCTGGCTGCACTATTATATGAAGGAATTATCTCAATGTGAAGACTACTTGAGACTGTTAGAAAGGACCCATGGAAAATGTTTGGATGAATTCACCTATAGCATCCCTCTAGAGGTGCTCAGAGAAAAGGGTTGGGCTTTTCTTAAATTCTCTCACAAATATTACAATGCTGCAAAAGAATGCTTTAGACAGGCCCTTGAAATGATCCCACATGACAGTGATTTAAATACAGGCTATGCAATTGCACTGTACCGTACTACAACCGAGAACCCTGACTCTCAAGATTCGCTGACAATACAACAATTCCAAAAAGCAATAAAGCTTAATACAGATGATGCTGTTCTACCagttttgctggccctgagaagtGTCCACCAAAAAAAGTATAGAAAAGGTGATGATATGAAAGAATCACATTCTGAACTGTGCATAAAGATGGTGATTAGTGCGCTTTTGAAGTCTCCTGAAAACCCACATGTCATGAGATATGCAGCAAAATTCTTTCGTGAGTTGGAATCGTTGGACATGGCCATAAATCTACTGAAAAAAGCACTGCAGGGTTCCCCAGGCTCAGCCTTCATACACCATCAATTAGCTATGTGTTACaaaaagaagaaatataaagCAGTGTCAGATGAAAATTTCAAGTCGGACATGAAAATGTGCATCGATCATCTAAAAACAGCTGTTTCTTTAAGGCCCTCTTTCATTTTTGCTATGGCAGATCTGGCACTACATTATGGACAGGATGATTCTATCTCAGAAGCTGAGAGACTTTTTGAACAAGCATTTAAAGAGGCTATTTACAGAAAGGAGCATCTGCAGTATGTGTATTGTTTGTATGGCAAGTACCAGCTCTGCACCAAAAGTTCTGAAAAGCTAGCCATACAGAACTTCATGCAAGGCCTGAGGCTGCAGCCTGAATCAGCAGAAGGCAAGATATGTGAGAGGAGCCTGAAAAGGGTTGCTGAATGTCGAATTGAAAGGCTGAAAGATCCTAATGACAGTACGGCATGTTGCATACAAGGATTAATCCATGAAGTAAGAGGTGAAACACTCCAGGCTGCAGAGTTCTATGAGAAAGCCTTAACGAATGGCCTTGCTGTCG GTGAAAGCATTCTTCTCACAGAAATCAGGATTTGGTTCATGGACTTCAAAGATAAAGGAACATCTGTTGTTGATCTGCTCTTTGAAGAATCAAAGATTTGTGATGAAGAACAGCTTGGCGATAACAGACATAAGATTGTCAAAGGCAAATTGACAGAGAAAAGTGCGTACTTGGTAGAGATTGACATTTGCGATGCCAAGAGGATTCTTAAATGGGAAAGACGTGGTCTCACTCCTGGACCCCATGCAGTTCTACTTGCCTTCCGTCTTGATCATGGGGAATTCACGGAGAAGACCAAAGAGATTCTTGAAGATTTAGAGTTTCTTGGAGAGAAATTCTGGAATCATGTCATTGTGGTATTTACTGAAGGAGACTGTAGTATAAATGAATATACTGGAGCTCAGAGAGAAGTATTGGAGTGGATTCGCGAAAAATGTGGATACAAATACTACATCTCTGGCTACGCACCAGAAATTACAGAGAGGATTGAGCTTTCAGAGAGGATACTAAGGATGATCAGGAGAAATAATACAATGCATCTGCTTTTACCAGAGATTTCAGATGGAGCTTCTCAATCCCTTTCAGAAGTCCTAAGA GGGCCAGACAAAAAAGATTCGTTCACTCCAGAGATCATTGTTCAGGATGGACAAACTAAATACAG GCTACAATGCAGTCATGCAGGCTGGTTCCAGTGTGAGTTTACACAGGTTGGTTTTAACATGTTGGGAGAAGGGGAGGTGTTGTACAACACTGTTCTTCAGGGGAGTAACTGTCCAGTCCTCGCCAACTGTTACCAAGCAGGGCCTCTGTATGACATCAAATGTGTTCAGGGTGAGCTCTCTCAACTCAAACTGCCACACTGCGAGACCTCCATTG AGGATGCACACCACTCTTTGTCAGTTATACATTACTCTAATCACATTGTTGATATTCTGAAACCTCAGAATGTCACAAGCACACATGTGACAGTGAGCATCCAAGGAACATCATCATTCTGGATTTCCAAGATAGTAAACTGGTTTAAGAAAAGGATCTATGGACAAGTGATGCTGTTTTACCAACCACAAAATCATAGGCTGCATGTGTACCTACAACCACGCAACGTGAACCCTAAAGAA GTGAAAAAATTGGATACAAATTATCAATTAATCCAATCATCATGTGATTGCATGCTTAAACATAACTGTATGTACAGGATGTCCTGTGATACTGTAGATGAGTGTGGACTTTCGGTGAAGCCAGTATCAAAGATACAACCAGAG AACACAAAATTTCACTGCACTGTGCAGTGGAATCATTTATATCCAACATTTGATATAAAGTTGCCGGATGGTGTGATGAATGTGAGATTATGCCTCAAAAAGGAAAACCCCAAAGAAGGAAAAGTCAAAGTTGTATGGGGCCTTGAAGTACCTCTCGAAG AATATAAAGCAGAAAAACGCAAACAGATCATATCAACCGATGAGCACT TTGCATCCTTTCTGCTTGAAAACAAAAGCAAACTCATTCAAAGGGTGGGAAATGTTGATCCCATTTTAGATTACCTTGATGAATTCATTGAACCAGAAGAGATGAGTGAAATCAGAGCAATGACAACATCACAGAAAAAAATGAGGGCCATCTACAGGATCACAGAAAGACAAGGTCTTTCTTCAAAACGAACTTTTTTTGATTCGCTTCATGAAAATGAAACCATTCTTATGAAAGATATGAAAACAGACAATGACTAA
- the LOC127421286 gene encoding uncharacterized protein LOC127421286 isoform X2 has translation MSFEGGLKTRLLQQECHFTWSLREEDFNLFDLQNRLEEQIQLESGETRVTRAYSSFGFIHYLHGNLQEALTNLQKSVQLAKEYYKERSDEVLIVTYGDLAWLHYYMKELSQCEDYLRLLERTHGKCLDEFTYSIPLEVLREKGWAFLKFSHKYYNAAKECFRQALEMIPHDSDLNTGYAIALYRTTTENPDSQDSLTIQQFQKAIKLNTDDAVLPVLLALRSVHQKKYRKGDDMKESHSELCIKMVISALLKSPENPHVMRYAAKFFRELESLDMAINLLKKALQGSPGSAFIHHQLAMCYKKKKYKAVSDENFKSDMKMCIDHLKTAVSLRPSFIFAMADLALHYGQDDSISEAERLFEQAFKEAIYRKEHLQYVYCLYGKYQLCTKSSEKLAIQNFMQGLRLQPESAEGKICERSLKRVAECRIERLKDPNDSTACCIQGLIHEVRGETLQAAEFYEKALTNGLAVGESILLTEIRIWFMDFKDKGTSVVDLLFEESKICDEEQLGDNRHKIVKGKLTEKSAYLVEIDICDAKRILKWERRGLTPGPHAVLLAFRLDHGEFTEKTKEILEDLEFLGEKFWNHVIVVFTEGDCSINEYTGAQREVLEWIREKCGYKYYISGYAPEITERIELSERILRMIRRNNTMHLLLPEISDGASQSLSEVLRKRSKCSTSYFLQGPDKKDSFTPEIIVQDGQTKYRLQCSHAGWFQCEFTQVGFNMLGEGEVLYNTVLQGSNCPVLANCYQAGPLYDIKCVQGELSQLKLPHCETSIEDAHHSLSVIHYSNHIVDILKPQNVTSTHVTVSIQGTSSFWISKIVNWFKKRIYGQVMLFYQPQNHRLHVYLQPRNVNPKEVKKLDTNYQLIQSSCDCMLKHNCMYRMSCDTVDECGLSVKPVSKIQPEWNHLYPTFDIKLPDGVMNVRLCLKKENPKEGKVKVVWGLEVPLEEYKAEKRKQIISTDEHFASFLLENKSKLIQRVGNVDPILDYLDEFIEPEEMSEIRAMTTSQKKMRAIYRITERQGLSSKRTFFDSLHENETILMKDMKTDND, from the exons ATGAG TTTTGAAGGTGGTTTAAAAACCAGACTGCTTCAGCAGGAGTGCCACTTTACTTGGTCTCTAAGAGAAGAAGACTTTAATCTCTTCGATTTACAGAATCGTCTGGAGGAACAGATTCAGTTGGAATCCGGCGAGACAAGAGTAACACGGGCTTACAGCAGCTTTGGATTTATTCATTACCTTCATGGCAACCTACAGGAAGCACTcacaaatctgcagaaatctgTGCAGCTCGCAAAAGAATACTACAAAGAGAGAAGCGATGAAGTTCTTATTGTGACCTATGGTGACCTTGCCTGGCTGCACTATTATATGAAGGAATTATCTCAATGTGAAGACTACTTGAGACTGTTAGAAAGGACCCATGGAAAATGTTTGGATGAATTCACCTATAGCATCCCTCTAGAGGTGCTCAGAGAAAAGGGTTGGGCTTTTCTTAAATTCTCTCACAAATATTACAATGCTGCAAAAGAATGCTTTAGACAGGCCCTTGAAATGATCCCACATGACAGTGATTTAAATACAGGCTATGCAATTGCACTGTACCGTACTACAACCGAGAACCCTGACTCTCAAGATTCGCTGACAATACAACAATTCCAAAAAGCAATAAAGCTTAATACAGATGATGCTGTTCTACCagttttgctggccctgagaagtGTCCACCAAAAAAAGTATAGAAAAGGTGATGATATGAAAGAATCACATTCTGAACTGTGCATAAAGATGGTGATTAGTGCGCTTTTGAAGTCTCCTGAAAACCCACATGTCATGAGATATGCAGCAAAATTCTTTCGTGAGTTGGAATCGTTGGACATGGCCATAAATCTACTGAAAAAAGCACTGCAGGGTTCCCCAGGCTCAGCCTTCATACACCATCAATTAGCTATGTGTTACaaaaagaagaaatataaagCAGTGTCAGATGAAAATTTCAAGTCGGACATGAAAATGTGCATCGATCATCTAAAAACAGCTGTTTCTTTAAGGCCCTCTTTCATTTTTGCTATGGCAGATCTGGCACTACATTATGGACAGGATGATTCTATCTCAGAAGCTGAGAGACTTTTTGAACAAGCATTTAAAGAGGCTATTTACAGAAAGGAGCATCTGCAGTATGTGTATTGTTTGTATGGCAAGTACCAGCTCTGCACCAAAAGTTCTGAAAAGCTAGCCATACAGAACTTCATGCAAGGCCTGAGGCTGCAGCCTGAATCAGCAGAAGGCAAGATATGTGAGAGGAGCCTGAAAAGGGTTGCTGAATGTCGAATTGAAAGGCTGAAAGATCCTAATGACAGTACGGCATGTTGCATACAAGGATTAATCCATGAAGTAAGAGGTGAAACACTCCAGGCTGCAGAGTTCTATGAGAAAGCCTTAACGAATGGCCTTGCTGTCG GTGAAAGCATTCTTCTCACAGAAATCAGGATTTGGTTCATGGACTTCAAAGATAAAGGAACATCTGTTGTTGATCTGCTCTTTGAAGAATCAAAGATTTGTGATGAAGAACAGCTTGGCGATAACAGACATAAGATTGTCAAAGGCAAATTGACAGAGAAAAGTGCGTACTTGGTAGAGATTGACATTTGCGATGCCAAGAGGATTCTTAAATGGGAAAGACGTGGTCTCACTCCTGGACCCCATGCAGTTCTACTTGCCTTCCGTCTTGATCATGGGGAATTCACGGAGAAGACCAAAGAGATTCTTGAAGATTTAGAGTTTCTTGGAGAGAAATTCTGGAATCATGTCATTGTGGTATTTACTGAAGGAGACTGTAGTATAAATGAATATACTGGAGCTCAGAGAGAAGTATTGGAGTGGATTCGCGAAAAATGTGGATACAAATACTACATCTCTGGCTACGCACCAGAAATTACAGAGAGGATTGAGCTTTCAGAGAGGATACTAAGGATGATCAGGAGAAATAATACAATGCATCTGCTTTTACCAGAGATTTCAGATGGAGCTTCTCAATCCCTTTCAGAAGTCCTAAGA AAAAGGTCAAAATGCAGTACTTCATATTTTTTACAGGGGCCAGACAAAAAAGATTCGTTCACTCCAGAGATCATTGTTCAGGATGGACAAACTAAATACAG GCTACAATGCAGTCATGCAGGCTGGTTCCAGTGTGAGTTTACACAGGTTGGTTTTAACATGTTGGGAGAAGGGGAGGTGTTGTACAACACTGTTCTTCAGGGGAGTAACTGTCCAGTCCTCGCCAACTGTTACCAAGCAGGGCCTCTGTATGACATCAAATGTGTTCAGGGTGAGCTCTCTCAACTCAAACTGCCACACTGCGAGACCTCCATTG AGGATGCACACCACTCTTTGTCAGTTATACATTACTCTAATCACATTGTTGATATTCTGAAACCTCAGAATGTCACAAGCACACATGTGACAGTGAGCATCCAAGGAACATCATCATTCTGGATTTCCAAGATAGTAAACTGGTTTAAGAAAAGGATCTATGGACAAGTGATGCTGTTTTACCAACCACAAAATCATAGGCTGCATGTGTACCTACAACCACGCAACGTGAACCCTAAAGAA GTGAAAAAATTGGATACAAATTATCAATTAATCCAATCATCATGTGATTGCATGCTTAAACATAACTGTATGTACAGGATGTCCTGTGATACTGTAGATGAGTGTGGACTTTCGGTGAAGCCAGTATCAAAGATACAACCAGAG TGGAATCATTTATATCCAACATTTGATATAAAGTTGCCGGATGGTGTGATGAATGTGAGATTATGCCTCAAAAAGGAAAACCCCAAAGAAGGAAAAGTCAAAGTTGTATGGGGCCTTGAAGTACCTCTCGAAG AATATAAAGCAGAAAAACGCAAACAGATCATATCAACCGATGAGCACT TTGCATCCTTTCTGCTTGAAAACAAAAGCAAACTCATTCAAAGGGTGGGAAATGTTGATCCCATTTTAGATTACCTTGATGAATTCATTGAACCAGAAGAGATGAGTGAAATCAGAGCAATGACAACATCACAGAAAAAAATGAGGGCCATCTACAGGATCACAGAAAGACAAGGTCTTTCTTCAAAACGAACTTTTTTTGATTCGCTTCATGAAAATGAAACCATTCTTATGAAAGATATGAAAACAGACAATGACTAA